One genomic window of Desmospora activa DSM 45169 includes the following:
- a CDS encoding ABC transporter substrate-binding protein, protein MRRTRVFSMLALLCGLSLLVTACGGGSNVGDNGEIRIGAQFSSPAERKILEEQIKEFENENPDIKVSIQAITDDYLKEMQTLIGAKREPDVFYLEGMPAPDMIKLGVLEPLNDYLEKSGVDPADFEDALIEAYTEDEQVYGLPKDYNTLALFYNKKMFKEAGLEPPTTWDELREAAKKLSKDGRKGLAINPELARYQPFVYQNGGAVLDEDGNATLDRKENGEAVQFFADLFLKDKSAGVPNDMGVEWAGDAFAEEKAAMVYEGGWMIPFIKEKAPDLDYGIVELPAKEKGAENGNLAFTVAYVMSKNSRNKDASFKLIEFLTSDKGQQYVVDSGLALPSRKVMGEKFVEQYPEREPFVKGAAYAQPFQYGDYGNKFADEASKAAESVVLGKEKSVANALKKAQQNLEK, encoded by the coding sequence ATGAGACGTACCCGAGTGTTTAGCATGTTGGCGCTGTTGTGTGGTCTGTCCCTGTTGGTTACCGCTTGTGGAGGAGGTTCCAACGTAGGGGATAACGGTGAGATCCGGATTGGTGCCCAGTTTTCCAGTCCGGCGGAACGCAAAATTTTGGAGGAGCAAATCAAGGAGTTTGAAAATGAGAATCCGGATATTAAGGTGAGTATTCAAGCCATTACCGATGATTATTTAAAAGAGATGCAAACCTTGATTGGAGCCAAACGGGAACCGGATGTCTTTTATCTGGAAGGCATGCCGGCACCGGATATGATTAAGCTGGGTGTGTTGGAACCCCTGAACGACTATCTGGAAAAGAGCGGTGTCGATCCCGCTGATTTTGAAGATGCTTTGATCGAAGCTTACACCGAGGATGAACAGGTATACGGTTTGCCCAAGGACTATAACACATTGGCCCTCTTCTACAACAAAAAGATGTTTAAGGAAGCGGGACTGGAACCACCTACCACTTGGGACGAGCTGCGGGAAGCGGCGAAGAAGTTGAGTAAAGACGGGAGAAAAGGGTTGGCGATCAACCCGGAACTGGCGCGCTACCAACCTTTTGTCTATCAAAACGGTGGTGCTGTGCTGGATGAAGACGGCAACGCCACCCTGGACCGAAAAGAAAATGGTGAAGCGGTGCAATTCTTTGCCGATCTCTTCTTAAAGGATAAATCTGCCGGAGTTCCCAATGATATGGGTGTGGAGTGGGCCGGTGACGCCTTTGCGGAGGAAAAAGCGGCAATGGTGTATGAAGGAGGCTGGATGATTCCGTTTATAAAAGAAAAAGCGCCTGATTTGGATTATGGCATCGTCGAATTGCCGGCAAAGGAAAAAGGGGCGGAAAACGGCAACCTGGCATTTACAGTGGCTTATGTGATGTCCAAAAACAGTAGAAACAAAGACGCCTCCTTTAAACTGATTGAATTCCTCACCAGCGACAAAGGGCAGCAGTATGTAGTGGACAGCGGATTGGCGTTGCCTTCCCGTAAAGTGATGGGAGAGAAGTTTGTCGAGCAGTACCCGGAGCGGGAGCCCTTTGTCAAAGGGGCGGCTTATGCACAACCCTTCCAATACGGTGACTATGGTAATAAATTTGCCGATGAGGCGAGTAAAGCGGCGGAATCGGTGGTTCTAGGGAAGGAAAAATCGGTAGCCAACGCGCTTAAAAAAGCCCAGCAAAATTTGGAGAAGTGA
- a CDS encoding amylo-alpha-1,6-glucosidase, protein MIKEGNLFLYSDPWGNLPQENSQGFGLYYRDTRFLSRLEWKLDGVGIVNLHGKADGPESVYRYTNEEVKRNEDVVFWRESLEIERRCWLYGGVLYESFRFHNLDRQTLDTQLELILDADFADMFVVRGFQHGKLGEKKPLQLMDDGIRYAYHGADNVTRSLEVKVEPRARVGEDGSLLIPLSLAPDEEKEVSVTYLLSVGDEKMEAIPRKEAWQLARQGLAEWVVQCPEVESDSVDFNAMVRRSLADMRMLLIDKGDGEFPVAGLPWYAVPFGRDSLIAAWQSMAIRPELAKATIRTMARYQGEKLDGWRDEEPGKILHEIRYGELAGTGQIPFTPYYGTVDATPLFLLLIGEVYRWSGDLDFVREHVEHAKKAFDWIDQYGDPDERGYTVYQRKSEKGIGNQGWKDSADSVVHRDHTLAEAPIALSEVQGYVYQARRVWSTLFRQLGEGEWADKLTKQADELRERFRRDFWMADESFPALALDKANRQVGTVTSNPGHCLIGDLLEQEQAAAVARRLLSPDLFSGWGIRTMSATARSYNPMSYHNGSVWPHDNSLILLGLKEGGFHREAEKLIQGLIDTAAQFPQHRLPELFCGYDRELGEPVPYPVACSPQAWAAGTAFVLLQAMTGIKPDPDRGRIYLQPSLPPEMSRLVVNNLRVGSGQLDIRLVRSDGVVHVQVEKNSSGWPVELGGS, encoded by the coding sequence GTGATCAAAGAAGGAAATCTCTTTTTATACAGTGATCCATGGGGAAACTTACCGCAAGAAAATTCACAAGGATTCGGTTTGTATTATCGTGATACCCGCTTTTTAAGCCGCCTGGAGTGGAAATTGGACGGTGTTGGAATCGTTAATCTTCATGGGAAGGCGGATGGTCCTGAAAGCGTTTACCGGTATACCAACGAGGAAGTAAAACGGAACGAAGACGTCGTTTTTTGGCGGGAATCGCTGGAGATTGAGCGACGATGTTGGCTTTATGGCGGGGTGCTGTATGAAAGCTTCCGTTTTCACAACCTGGACCGTCAAACGTTGGATACGCAGTTGGAATTAATCCTGGATGCCGATTTTGCCGATATGTTTGTCGTTCGTGGCTTTCAACACGGCAAGTTAGGTGAGAAAAAGCCGCTTCAGCTGATGGATGATGGTATTCGCTATGCTTATCACGGTGCGGATAATGTCACCCGCTCGTTGGAAGTAAAAGTAGAACCCCGAGCTCGTGTCGGTGAAGATGGAAGCCTGCTGATTCCGCTTTCGCTCGCGCCTGATGAGGAGAAGGAGGTGAGTGTTACTTACCTTTTGTCTGTCGGTGATGAAAAGATGGAAGCGATTCCGCGAAAGGAAGCTTGGCAGCTGGCCCGTCAAGGTTTGGCGGAATGGGTGGTGCAGTGTCCGGAAGTGGAGTCGGACAGCGTTGATTTTAATGCGATGGTTCGGCGCAGCTTAGCCGATATGCGGATGCTTTTGATCGATAAGGGGGATGGTGAATTCCCGGTTGCCGGACTTCCCTGGTATGCGGTTCCCTTTGGCCGGGACAGCCTGATCGCCGCTTGGCAGAGCATGGCCATCCGGCCGGAATTGGCCAAGGCTACCATTCGAACGATGGCCCGTTATCAAGGAGAGAAACTGGATGGATGGCGGGATGAAGAGCCGGGCAAGATTTTGCATGAAATCCGATACGGTGAATTGGCGGGGACAGGTCAGATACCCTTTACTCCCTATTACGGTACGGTGGATGCAACACCGCTATTTTTACTCCTGATCGGGGAGGTATACCGCTGGAGCGGGGATTTGGACTTTGTGCGGGAGCATGTAGAGCATGCAAAGAAAGCATTCGACTGGATCGATCAATACGGGGATCCCGATGAGCGGGGATATACCGTTTATCAACGGAAATCGGAAAAAGGCATCGGCAACCAAGGGTGGAAAGATTCCGCCGACTCCGTTGTCCATCGTGACCACACCTTGGCTGAGGCTCCCATCGCCCTGTCGGAAGTACAGGGTTATGTGTATCAAGCACGGCGGGTCTGGTCGACCCTCTTTCGGCAACTGGGAGAAGGGGAGTGGGCGGACAAACTGACGAAACAGGCAGATGAGTTACGAGAGCGGTTTCGACGCGACTTTTGGATGGCGGATGAATCGTTTCCGGCACTGGCACTGGATAAGGCCAATCGACAAGTGGGAACGGTTACATCCAATCCCGGCCATTGTCTGATCGGTGATCTATTGGAGCAAGAGCAAGCAGCGGCCGTCGCCCGTCGTCTGCTCTCCCCAGATCTCTTCTCCGGCTGGGGGATTCGCACCATGAGTGCTACGGCACGCTCTTATAACCCGATGAGCTACCATAACGGTTCCGTCTGGCCTCACGACAACTCCCTTATCTTGTTGGGGTTAAAAGAAGGTGGCTTCCACCGTGAAGCGGAGAAGCTGATCCAGGGGCTGATCGATACGGCGGCACAATTTCCACAGCATCGCTTGCCGGAGCTCTTTTGCGGTTACGACCGCGAGCTCGGTGAGCCGGTTCCCTATCCGGTGGCGTGCTCGCCGCAAGCGTGGGCGGCAGGAACGGCATTTGTCCTCTTGCAGGCGATGACGGGAATTAAACCGGATCCCGACCGGGGGCGAATTTATCTACAGCCATCCCTACCGCCGGAAATGTCGCGTCTGGTGGTAAATAACCTGCGCGTTGGATCGGGTCAACTCGATATCCGACTGGTCCGTTCCGACGGCGTGGTACATGTACAGGTAGAGAAAAACTCGAGTGGTTGGCCGGTGGAGTTGGGTGGTAGTTAA
- a CDS encoding LacI family DNA-binding transcriptional regulator, which translates to MAVTIKDIAKAAGVSVTTVSRALNGYRDIHPNTRKRVLKIAQELNYRPSGIARSLVMKRSQTIGLIVSEMTHSRMGHHFLFDVICGVNDQATTLGYDLILATTSPHEQQVVPYMELCHRRQLDGVILLGVRTHDPYLQEVLQSSIPCVLIDVPVSGERCSHVTLDNREGAHQAVAHLIRDGHRHIGFINGHREAFVSEERLQGYRLALKEAGLTGEERVFYGDFDEASGSEGARRLLAEHPDLTALFCASDLMAIGAMRELKAMGKKVPQDISVIGFDDIDLAHYVTPALSTVHQPRYQFGTQAVDVIVNLLKGEKEEPVVLAPELLIRESSGSMPVLEKR; encoded by the coding sequence ATGGCTGTAACCATTAAAGATATCGCAAAAGCGGCAGGTGTGTCGGTAACAACTGTATCCCGTGCTTTGAACGGTTATCGGGACATCCATCCCAACACCCGGAAACGTGTACTGAAAATTGCGCAAGAGTTAAATTATCGTCCCAGTGGAATTGCTCGCAGTTTAGTGATGAAGCGGTCGCAAACCATTGGTTTGATCGTCTCCGAGATGACGCACTCCCGGATGGGGCATCATTTTTTGTTTGATGTGATTTGTGGAGTCAATGATCAGGCAACGACGTTGGGGTACGACCTGATCTTGGCGACGACCAGCCCCCATGAACAACAAGTGGTACCGTATATGGAGTTGTGTCATCGGCGTCAATTAGACGGCGTCATCCTGTTAGGCGTGCGGACTCATGATCCATATTTGCAAGAAGTGTTGCAATCTTCCATCCCTTGTGTCTTGATCGATGTACCGGTTTCAGGGGAGCGATGCAGTCATGTCACCCTCGATAACCGCGAAGGTGCACACCAAGCAGTGGCCCATCTGATCCGCGATGGCCATCGACATATCGGCTTTATCAACGGTCACCGTGAAGCTTTTGTCAGTGAGGAACGATTACAAGGATACCGTCTTGCGTTGAAGGAAGCGGGATTGACGGGTGAGGAGCGAGTCTTTTACGGAGATTTCGACGAGGCTTCCGGCAGTGAAGGAGCCCGGCGTCTGTTGGCAGAGCATCCAGATCTGACTGCTCTCTTTTGTGCCAGCGACCTGATGGCGATTGGAGCGATGCGGGAGCTGAAAGCGATGGGGAAAAAGGTGCCACAGGATATTAGTGTGATCGGATTCGACGATATCGATCTTGCCCATTATGTCACACCTGCCCTGAGCACGGTACACCAACCCCGCTATCAGTTTGGCACACAAGCAGTAGATGTAATCGTCAATTTGTTAAAGGGAGAAAAGGAGGAGCCGGTTGTGTTGGCTCCGGAGCTGCTGATACGGGAAAGCAGCGGCTCGATGCCAGTTTTGGAAAAGCGTTGA
- the amyS gene encoding alpha-amylase → MVALLILSLFLTLLTPVQPTQAQHTATNGTLFQYFEWHLANDGNHWNRLGQDAAALREKGITAVWIPPAYKGMQQNDVGYSAYDLYDLGEFNQKGTVRTKYGTKDQLQAAISQLHNQNIQVYADVVLNHKLGADETETVTAVEVNGGNRNQEIGGDTTIEAWTRFDFPGRDNTYSDFKWRWYHFDGVDWDQSQERNAIYQFRGDGKGWDWEVDTENGNYDYLLGADVDMDHPEVRQELKDWGTWFANTAQLDGFRLDAVKHIQFAYIAEWLRDVRSSTGKELFAVGEYWANNVGALENYLNKTGWSLSLFDVPLHYNLYDASNAGGQYDMRRILDGTLVKAHPVHAVTFVDNHDTQPRESLESTVEEWFKPQAYALILTRESGYPSVFYGDYFGTGDGEIPAMNASIDPLLEARKTYAYGPQHDYFDHPDIIGWTREGDADHPKSGLATILTDGSGGSKWMYIGKSRAGQTWVDLTGNRSDRVTINSDGWGEFPVNGGSVSVYVQE, encoded by the coding sequence ATGGTCGCTCTGCTGATCCTCTCCTTGTTCTTAACTTTATTGACTCCGGTTCAACCGACGCAAGCACAGCATACCGCCACAAATGGTACCTTATTTCAATACTTTGAATGGCACCTCGCCAATGACGGTAACCACTGGAATCGTTTAGGTCAAGATGCGGCGGCACTCAGAGAAAAAGGGATTACCGCCGTCTGGATTCCCCCCGCTTACAAAGGGATGCAACAAAACGATGTCGGCTACTCTGCCTATGATTTATACGATCTGGGTGAGTTTAATCAAAAGGGGACGGTTCGCACCAAGTATGGAACCAAGGACCAACTACAAGCCGCGATCAGTCAACTGCACAACCAGAACATCCAAGTATACGCCGATGTCGTACTCAATCATAAATTAGGAGCCGATGAGACAGAAACCGTAACCGCCGTCGAGGTAAACGGCGGCAATCGCAATCAGGAAATTGGGGGAGATACCACCATTGAAGCATGGACACGGTTTGATTTTCCCGGGCGTGACAACACCTACTCCGATTTTAAATGGCGCTGGTACCATTTTGACGGCGTCGATTGGGACCAATCACAAGAACGAAACGCCATCTATCAATTCCGCGGTGACGGCAAGGGTTGGGATTGGGAAGTGGACACTGAAAATGGCAACTACGATTACCTGTTGGGAGCCGATGTGGACATGGACCATCCCGAAGTACGTCAGGAGCTCAAAGATTGGGGAACCTGGTTTGCCAACACAGCACAATTGGATGGATTTCGCCTCGATGCCGTCAAACATATTCAATTCGCCTATATCGCTGAGTGGTTGCGAGATGTTCGCTCCTCCACCGGCAAAGAATTATTTGCGGTGGGTGAATATTGGGCCAACAATGTAGGCGCCCTTGAGAATTACCTAAACAAAACTGGCTGGTCCCTCTCTTTGTTTGATGTGCCCCTTCACTACAACCTTTATGACGCTTCCAATGCTGGCGGTCAGTATGATATGCGTCGGATATTGGATGGAACCTTGGTTAAAGCTCATCCCGTCCATGCCGTTACCTTTGTCGACAACCATGATACTCAACCCCGTGAATCACTGGAATCCACCGTAGAAGAATGGTTTAAACCTCAGGCTTACGCCTTGATCCTTACCCGCGAATCCGGCTACCCCAGCGTATTCTATGGGGATTACTTTGGCACGGGGGACGGGGAGATCCCAGCGATGAACGCGTCGATCGATCCGTTATTGGAAGCCCGCAAAACCTATGCCTATGGGCCACAGCACGATTACTTCGATCATCCTGATATCATCGGATGGACGCGGGAAGGCGATGCGGATCATCCCAAATCCGGCCTTGCCACCATTTTAACCGACGGCTCCGGTGGCTCTAAATGGATGTATATCGGCAAATCTCGCGCCGGCCAAACCTGGGTGGATCTAACCGGCAACCGTTCCGACCGTGTAACCATCAACAGCGACGGTTGGGGTGAATTTCCCGTTAACGGCGGGTCGGTATCGGTATATGTACAAGAATAA
- a CDS encoding SDR family NAD(P)-dependent oxidoreductase, which produces MIKIKKPPVALITGSSSGIGFYTALTLARAGFHVIATMREPDKGRALTEEAKSLDVWERIEIKALDVREEERVHTVVEGVVKDHGQIDILVNNAGCAVLGPVEETPLTAWRELFDTNLLGTVTMVQAVLPHMRQQQSGKIIHVSSGAGLIGFPLTGAYSASKFALEGYSESLRLELLPFNIYVSLVEPGYYRTAIVHKRVTHQREDSSYRTELYPYQGFMERLEKKAGDPQEVADTIRHIARSRRPKLRYARGRGIRTLAGLKRLPWGWIEAGIQKMAGK; this is translated from the coding sequence GTGATTAAAATAAAAAAGCCACCCGTTGCCCTGATCACTGGTTCTTCCAGCGGTATCGGCTTCTATACCGCGCTTACACTGGCCCGTGCGGGCTTTCATGTCATTGCCACGATGCGTGAGCCGGATAAGGGACGAGCCCTGACCGAAGAGGCGAAAAGTCTGGATGTATGGGAGCGCATTGAGATCAAGGCCCTGGATGTGCGGGAGGAAGAACGCGTCCATACCGTTGTGGAGGGGGTTGTGAAGGACCACGGTCAAATCGATATCTTGGTTAACAATGCGGGCTGTGCGGTGTTAGGGCCGGTAGAAGAAACACCGCTTACCGCTTGGCGTGAATTGTTTGATACCAATCTGTTGGGAACCGTCACTATGGTACAAGCGGTTCTACCCCATATGCGTCAACAACAGTCGGGTAAAATCATCCATGTCAGCAGCGGAGCCGGTTTAATCGGATTCCCGCTCACAGGTGCTTATAGCGCCTCTAAGTTCGCCCTGGAAGGATACAGTGAGTCCCTTCGCTTGGAACTGCTCCCTTTTAACATTTATGTCAGCTTGGTGGAACCGGGTTATTACCGGACAGCCATTGTCCATAAACGGGTCACCCATCAACGCGAAGATTCTTCCTATCGCACTGAACTTTACCCTTATCAAGGGTTTATGGAACGCTTAGAGAAAAAAGCGGGAGACCCCCAGGAGGTGGCGGATACGATTCGGCACATCGCCCGCTCCAGACGTCCCAAATTGCGATATGCCCGTGGTCGCGGCATCCGTACCTTGGCAGGGTTGAAGCGACTCCCCTGGGGATGGATAGAGGCGGGGATTCAGAAGATGGCAGGTAAATAA
- a CDS encoding LysE/ArgO family amino acid transporter — translation MLEATIHGVILAFGLILPLGAQNVFIFNQGANQATVWRALPALLTASLCDTLLILLAVLGISLLVLSFAWLQMTIFGIGFLFLLYMGWSVWNSTPATDETAATPLSPQKQIGFAASVSLLNPHAILDTVGVIGTSSLHYDGMEKGAFTLACIIVSWLWFLGLILAGRWLKKRDRSGRWLRRLNRVSALIIWGVAVYIGWSLLQQING, via the coding sequence TTGCTTGAAGCAACGATACACGGAGTCATTCTTGCTTTTGGACTGATCTTGCCTTTAGGAGCGCAAAATGTATTCATATTTAACCAAGGCGCCAATCAAGCGACGGTATGGCGGGCGCTGCCCGCATTATTAACCGCCTCTCTCTGTGACACGCTTCTTATCCTGTTGGCGGTGTTGGGCATCTCGCTGTTGGTGCTGTCATTCGCTTGGCTGCAAATGACCATCTTCGGGATCGGATTTCTGTTTTTACTCTATATGGGCTGGTCGGTGTGGAACAGCACCCCAGCCACCGATGAAACGGCAGCCACCCCTCTCTCTCCACAAAAACAAATCGGCTTCGCCGCCTCCGTCTCCCTGCTCAACCCCCATGCCATCTTGGATACCGTCGGGGTGATCGGAACCAGCTCACTCCATTACGATGGGATGGAAAAAGGGGCCTTTACCCTCGCTTGCATCATTGTCTCTTGGTTGTGGTTTCTTGGACTGATCCTCGCCGGACGCTGGCTCAAAAAACGGGACCGCTCCGGCCGCTGGCTGCGACGGCTCAACCGTGTTTCCGCCTTGATCATCTGGGGGGTAGCCGTTTATATCGGATGGAGCTTATTACAGCAGATAAACGGTTGA
- the pyrE gene encoding orotate phosphoribosyltransferase, with amino-acid sequence MQSWTLEAAIQRTGVLKEGHFLLSSGRHSAQYMQCAQLLQHPAESEEAGRALAALFADMPVDVVVGPALGGVIIAHETARALGVRCLFAERKEGRMTLRRGFTVQPGEKVLAIEDVVTTGGSVGEVVKLLEEMGTEVVAIGTIVDRSGGTAAFRQPYRALMSHTIDSYKAEECPLCRKGIPVVKPGSRESIKS; translated from the coding sequence ATGCAATCATGGACGCTGGAGGCAGCGATTCAACGTACCGGTGTGCTGAAAGAAGGACATTTCCTGTTGTCCTCAGGGCGCCATAGCGCCCAGTATATGCAGTGTGCACAATTGCTGCAACACCCCGCAGAATCAGAGGAAGCCGGGCGTGCCTTGGCCGCTTTGTTTGCGGATATGCCGGTGGATGTTGTGGTAGGGCCGGCCCTCGGTGGAGTGATTATTGCTCATGAGACAGCACGGGCCTTAGGAGTACGGTGTCTGTTTGCCGAGCGCAAGGAGGGGCGCATGACTTTGCGTCGCGGTTTTACGGTTCAGCCGGGGGAAAAAGTGTTGGCGATTGAAGATGTGGTGACCACTGGTGGCTCTGTCGGCGAAGTGGTTAAGCTGTTGGAGGAGATGGGTACTGAAGTGGTCGCCATCGGCACGATCGTGGATCGCAGCGGTGGAACAGCCGCTTTTCGCCAACCGTATCGCGCCTTGATGAGTCATACCATCGACAGCTATAAAGCGGAAGAGTGTCCGTTATGCCGCAAAGGAATCCCGGTGGTAAAGCCGGGAAGCCGGGAGTCGATCAAGTCATAA
- the pyrF gene encoding orotidine-5'-phosphate decarboxylase, with product MTSIGSTEAERIWIALDFASEEEAERFLQRWPQEVRPAVKVGMQLFYAAGPRWVAQLVQAGYPVFLDLKLHDIPHTVARATESLAHLGVRCTTLHATGGRAMMEAAREAVDRASSERPMALLAVTQLTSTDRRRMNSEIGIPGSVRDSVAKLAQLAIQARMDGVVCSGEEAGWIKTEVTTELLTVVPGIRLPGDDPGDQRRVMTPEAAWRDGADQLVVGRSITQASDPVAVYQRIQEQWIQLQKEER from the coding sequence ATGACAAGCATCGGTTCAACGGAGGCGGAACGGATTTGGATCGCCTTGGATTTTGCCAGTGAGGAGGAAGCGGAGCGATTTTTGCAAAGGTGGCCGCAAGAGGTGCGACCGGCGGTAAAGGTGGGAATGCAGCTCTTTTACGCTGCTGGTCCCCGCTGGGTGGCTCAGTTGGTGCAAGCGGGATATCCCGTCTTCTTGGATTTAAAATTGCATGATATTCCCCATACGGTGGCCAGAGCGACCGAATCGCTGGCCCATCTGGGGGTCCGCTGCACCACATTGCATGCCACCGGTGGACGAGCCATGATGGAAGCGGCGCGAGAAGCGGTGGATCGCGCTTCAAGCGAGCGTCCGATGGCGCTGCTGGCGGTGACACAGTTGACCAGCACTGATCGGCGTCGCATGAACAGCGAGATTGGGATACCCGGTAGTGTGCGGGATTCGGTGGCTAAGCTGGCACAGTTGGCCATTCAGGCGCGAATGGATGGCGTGGTCTGTTCCGGTGAAGAGGCGGGCTGGATTAAAACGGAGGTAACCACGGAGTTGTTGACAGTGGTGCCCGGTATCCGTTTGCCAGGGGACGATCCTGGGGATCAGCGGCGGGTGATGACCCCGGAGGCTGCGTGGCGAGATGGGGCGGATCAGTTGGTGGTGGGACGTTCCATCACCCAGGCCAGCGATCCAGTGGCGGTATATCAACGCATACAAGAACAATGGATTCAACTGCAAAAGGAGGAGCGATAA